The genomic DNA CAAGCACGCCAATTAGCAATGTATTTTGCGAAGAGATTAACAAAGACATCTTTGGCAAGTATTGGTAACCAAATTGGGCAAAGAGATCACGCAACAGTTTTACATGCTTGTAAAACGGTAGATAATTTGACAGAGACAGACAAGCAATTTAGAAAGTACGTAGACGACTTAACTAAGAAGTTAACGTTCTAAAAAAGCTGTTTTAAAATCATAATTTTTTAATTTTATTCTGATGAAAAAAGTACTAATGGTTTGTTTGGGGAATATTTGTCGTTCTCCATTAGCAGAAGGTATTTTGAAGTCTAAAGTGAATAATGAAGCTGTTTTTGTAGATTCTGCAGGAACAGCTGCTTATCATGTTGGAAATCTTCCAGATAAACGTTCTATAGAAGTTGCGACAAAATATAACATAGATATTACAAAGCAACAAGCAAGAAAAATTACAGTAAAAGATTTCGATACTTTTGATTTTATTTATGCTATGGATGAAAGTAATTATAAAAACATACTTTCGTTATCTAGAAATAATAAAGATAAACAGAAAGTAAAAATGATTTTAAAAGAATCAAACCCTACTAAAAATTTATCTGTTCCAGATCCTTATTATGGTGGAAAATCTGGTTTTGAAGATGTTTACAAAATGTTAGATGAAGCTTGTGATATTATCGCTAGTAAATTGTCTTAAAGTAAATTATCATATTTTTATTAGTTAAAATTTATAAAATTAGTGCCTAAAAGAGAAATAATGATTGGTAAACTCTATTTAATTCCCACAACATTAGGAGATACAGAACCTTTAGAAGTAATGCCTTTATCGGTTAAGAAAGTAGTAGAGCAAATTGATTATTATATTGTTGAGAATGAAAAAACGGCAAGAA from Polaribacter sp. ALD11 includes the following:
- a CDS encoding low molecular weight protein-tyrosine-phosphatase, producing MKKVLMVCLGNICRSPLAEGILKSKVNNEAVFVDSAGTAAYHVGNLPDKRSIEVATKYNIDITKQQARKITVKDFDTFDFIYAMDESNYKNILSLSRNNKDKQKVKMILKESNPTKNLSVPDPYYGGKSGFEDVYKMLDEACDIIASKLS